One part of the Xiphophorus hellerii strain 12219 chromosome 17, Xiphophorus_hellerii-4.1, whole genome shotgun sequence genome encodes these proteins:
- the LOC116737120 gene encoding uncharacterized protein LOC116737120, with product MGFSIVLRNALQVIVDDSVIPAIDEFIHCIPEGKWEDLASGCPDESIRERIADLLHYMTHVCSDVVLDIKNFQYNYKDLKAIMGNIISQAFARVLGIEEDFQTESTEMFNILFLKHVISAATSPLDKEDPTQWLQVRVRFNSLMQHVTILIQELLEMRRKFEELRKSKLSSKKFSGIPEDGVSEEDRKDAVRLFVKLLMSRSIKKAKISCFPDNLEATEERIVGKIWTKVETQEFQIKQKCIPSLCHQVFKNITETIGCSAGRTLAFIEHNLVDNVVVSCFEDELKKHQKKKHNSFRRFFSRAMKTLTHNFTK from the coding sequence ATGGGTTTTTCAATTGTACTTAGAAATGCGCTCCAGGTCATAGTGGACGACTCTGTGATTCCTGCCATCGATGAGTTCATCCACTGTATTCCAGAAGGAAAGTGGGAAGATCTGGCATCTGGATGTCCAGATGAAAGCATCAGAGAACGGATAGCAGATCTGTTGCACTACATGACACACGTCTGTTCAGATGTGGTTTTGGACATCAAGAACTTCCAATACAACTACAAAGATTTGAAAGCCATAATGGGCAACATCATTTCTCAGGCTTTTGCTCGAGTCCTGGGCATAGAAGAGGACTTCCAGACAGAGAGTACGGAGATGTTTAACATCCTTTTCTTAAAACATGTAATCTCAGCGGCCACATCTCCTTTGGACAAAGAAGACCCCACACAGTGGCTGCAGGTGAGAGTAAGATTCAATTCTTTGATGCAACACGTCACCATCTTGATCCAGGAACTTCTAGAAATGAGGAGAAAATTCGAAGAGCTGAGAAAGTCAAAACTTTCCTCAAAGAAATTCTCAGGCATTCCAGAGGATGGAGTGTCTGAGGAAGACAGGAAAGACGCAGTTCGGCTTTTCGTGAAGCTCTTAATGTCTAGAAGCATCAAGAAGGCAAAGATATCTTGCTTTCCTGATAACCTGGAAGCCACAGAAGAACGAATTGTGGGGAAAATCTGGACGAAAGTTGAGACACAGgaatttcaaattaaacagaaatgcattCCTAGTCTGTGCCACCAGGTTTTCAAGAACATCACTGAAACCATAGGTTGCTCCGCTGGAAGGACACTGGCTTTCATCGAACATAATTTAGTCGACAACGTTGTTGTGTCATGTTTTGAAGATGAACTGAAGAAGcaccagaaaaagaaacacaattctTTCAGAAGATTCTTTTCTCGTGCCATGAAAACATTGACACACAATTTTAC